A genome region from Streptomyces xanthophaeus includes the following:
- a CDS encoding Kelch repeat-containing protein — MTSTTLAAATGQWTPQGELPEAACWYGQYDTALQLRNEKKQVLVVAGADGKSAALAKAWLYTPGADASHAGTWTPAGQLPGAPRRLHAATLLADGDVLVTGGTSGPGLSPALQAAAVFHTKTGTWTTTTDMHEGRWGHAAALTADNKVLVSGGYTVRSGDSARALASAEVYDPEHKTWTTVKPMNDARGGHTAVPFKDGRVLVCGGSAPIAPGQEAALAFCELYVPATQAWSATGNLTAPRSRHQALPLSATTALVIGGSTPGVPGDGTYDPYPALGVELYDLGTQKWKAAEPAPGGRGHHRAVPLGAGKVLVIGGTGEVRDAAGYQSVLIYDTAQGSWTPAAGLASGRWAFAAVALSATEVLVTGGTVRSGLAAADPQTDDLTRSTELFRIGGGP; from the coding sequence ATGACCAGTACCACCCTGGCCGCCGCCACGGGACAGTGGACGCCCCAGGGCGAGCTGCCCGAAGCGGCCTGCTGGTACGGGCAGTACGACACCGCCCTGCAGTTGCGGAACGAGAAGAAACAGGTGCTGGTCGTGGCCGGGGCCGACGGGAAGTCGGCCGCGCTGGCCAAGGCCTGGCTGTACACCCCGGGTGCCGACGCCTCGCACGCCGGCACCTGGACCCCGGCCGGCCAGCTGCCGGGGGCGCCGCGCAGGCTGCACGCGGCGACCCTGCTGGCCGACGGCGACGTCCTCGTCACCGGCGGCACCAGCGGGCCGGGCCTCTCCCCCGCGCTGCAAGCCGCCGCGGTCTTCCACACGAAGACCGGTACGTGGACCACGACCACCGATATGCACGAGGGCCGGTGGGGTCATGCCGCGGCGCTGACGGCCGACAACAAGGTGCTGGTCAGCGGGGGTTACACGGTCCGGTCCGGGGACTCGGCCAGGGCGCTGGCCTCCGCCGAGGTCTACGACCCGGAGCACAAGACCTGGACCACGGTCAAGCCGATGAACGACGCCCGCGGCGGACACACGGCGGTGCCCTTCAAGGACGGCCGGGTGCTGGTGTGCGGTGGCTCCGCGCCGATCGCTCCGGGCCAGGAGGCGGCGCTCGCCTTCTGCGAGCTGTACGTCCCGGCCACCCAGGCATGGTCGGCCACCGGGAACCTGACCGCACCGCGCAGTCGCCACCAGGCCCTGCCGCTCTCCGCCACCACCGCACTCGTGATCGGGGGCAGCACCCCGGGCGTGCCCGGGGACGGTACGTACGACCCGTACCCCGCGCTCGGCGTCGAGCTGTACGACCTCGGAACGCAGAAGTGGAAGGCGGCCGAACCCGCGCCGGGTGGCCGCGGCCACCACCGGGCGGTGCCCCTGGGCGCGGGGAAGGTGCTGGTGATCGGCGGCACGGGCGAGGTCCGCGACGCGGCCGGATACCAGAGTGTCCTGATCTACGACACCGCCCAGGGCTCCTGGACGCCCGCGGCCGGCCTGGCCTCCGGGCGGTGGGCCTTCGCGGCGGTCGCGCTGTCCGCCACCGAAGTGCTGGTCACCGGCGGAACGGTGCGGTCCGGTCTGGCCGCGGCCGATCCGCAGACCGACGACCTGACCCGGAGCACCGAGCTCTTCCGCATCGGAGGCGGCCCGTGA